One Hyphomonadaceae bacterium BL14 genomic window, GCGCTGGCGCGCTGATCGATGACCCGGCCGAGCTGGCCCAGAAAGGCGATATCGGAGCCCGGATCATCGCCCCAGCACGTCACCGTCCCGAGGTGACAGGTCGGGCCCGCAGGCCGGGCCTGGATCAGGATCGCGTCCCGGTCACAGTCTAGCGCCAGTGATACGAGATGGAGCACATCGCCGCTGGTTTCGCCCTTGGTCCACAGGCGGTTCTTTGAGCGTGACCAGAAGGTTACGAGGCTTCTCTCCTGCGTCGCAGCAAGGCTATCCGGGTTCATATAGCCCAGCATGAGCACTGCACCGGTATCAGCGTCCTGCACGATGGCGGGGGCGAGACCGTCCCCCTTTTCCCAGTCCACATCCAGGCTCATGGCCGTATCTCCACGCCCTGGCCCGCGAGCCAGGCTTTCAGTTCGCCAATCGCGATCACGCCTTTGTGGAACACGCTGGCGGCCAGCGCCCCATCCACATGGGCCCGGGTAAACACATCGGCGAAATGCTCGCGTGCGCCGGCCCCGCCGGACGCGATCAGCGGCACCGGACACAGCGCGCGGGCGGCGGCCAGCTGGGCGATGTCATAGCCTTCGCGCACGCCATCCTGATCCATGCAGTTGAGCACGATCTCACCGGCGCCACGGTTCACGGCTTCGGCGATCCAGTCGAGGGTGGCGCGCGCCTCCTGAACCGTCTTGTCCGGATCGCCGGTATTGCGGTGGACCCGCCATGTCCCGCCGATCTCGCGGCTGTCGATCCCCACCACCACGCACTGGCTGCCGAACTCGCGCGCCAGAACATCGATCAGGCCTG contains:
- the hisIE gene encoding bifunctional phosphoribosyl-AMP cyclohydrolase/phosphoribosyl-ATP diphosphatase HisIE codes for the protein MSLDVDWEKGDGLAPAIVQDADTGAVLMLGYMNPDSLAATQERSLVTFWSRSKNRLWTKGETSGDVLHLVSLALDCDRDAILIQARPAGPTCHLGTVTCWGDDPGSDIAFLGQLGRVIDQRASARQDASYTAKLLSKGIAKIAQKVGEEGVETALAAVGESDAALLGESADLVFHLMVLLKARGLSLSDVAKVLKARHTS
- the hisF gene encoding imidazole glycerol phosphate synthase subunit HisF, which codes for MLARRIIPCLDVKDGRVVKGVRFRDHEDVGDITGLAARYAAEGADELVFYDIAASPQARTVEPEWVSRVAREIDIPFCVAGGIRTVDDARARLFAGADKISVNSPALENPGLIDVLAREFGSQCVVVGIDSREIGGTWRVHRNTGDPDKTVQEARATLDWIAEAVNRGAGEIVLNCMDQDGVREGYDIAQLAAARALCPVPLIASGGAGAREHFADVFTRAHVDGALAASVFHKGVIAIGELKAWLAGQGVEIRP